CATTCTTCGTCCATCCGGCAAGGGCCACCATCACCGCCGACACAGCCAAAAACCGCAGGTCCTTCCTGTCCTCGATCCAGGCCAGGAGAAAGACGGCGCTCGCGAAGTAGTAGAAAGCTAGCGGCAACTCCTGATAAGCGTTGGCCGCGTAAGAATTAAACATCGGAATGCTTGCCAGCAGGAATGTGAAGACGAGCGCGTATGTACGGCTAGCGAAGCGCCTTATGGCGAAATATAGAACCGAGAGTATTCCCAGAAAGAATAACGGAAAGATGATCTTGACCAATTGGTCGTTCAGATTCCGCATTGCCAGATACATAAAAGTTTCGGTAAGCGGTATGTTCAGCGGATAGTCCGGATGCGGAAAACCGTGGACAAGGCTGGGAAAATAAGTATCGGGTATAGCCTTAGCCAGAAAAAATATCTTCGACTTTATAGCATATATGGCTACAGCATCATAAGCCTCAATAGGCTTGATGAGCGCTCTGAAAAAAGCATATACCACCTCAAGCGTTATACCTGACGCCAGAAAGATATTCAAAAATCGATTTTTCTCATCGCTTACCGGAGGCTGATCGGCAAAGATAAACCTGCTGCCGGACTTTACATACCGGTACGCATTTATCGCTACAAGAAAAGCCCACGGAATCAATATTCCGGAGATGCTGAACTTCAGGCCAAGTAAATAAAATAGGAGCATCTCGAGAGATATGAATCCGACTCCCAAGGCATACGAGATGAAAGCCGTTTCTGTAAGATATAGCCTATTGAACCCTCCGGCGATCAAATACAGGATGTTAAACCCTATAAATGCGGCGGTTATTAAGACAGTGGCTAAACTGATAAGTTCCAAAGGCGTTATTCCTTTACCTTACTCTCTTCATAGTGTATGATTTCGCATCTATAACAAAATCCGGATCGGCACTCCTGAGGCGAGGATAGAGATAATAGACCGCTCTCCTCGATTCCATGTCGCCCTCTTCTAGGCCTTCGATCTTATATGTGCTATTTTCAGGCATCTTCGATTTGCAGTAGACTAAAAATTCGTATAGCTTGTCACCAGTAACGTAAGCATGTTTACCCTCGAGGGTCCTCGTTAAGAGAGCCTTGTAGTCATTGATATTCTTCTTCACGAATAGCTCTCTCGCAAAAAAGCCTATCCAGAGTGCAACCCAGGCGGCGAAAAACGCTTTTAAGATTGCTTCGGTCACTTCGTTCCCTCGCAATGACATTAACTTGCCACTATCCAGCGCACAAAGCGCCGGGCTAAAAATCCGAAATGTTTTACCGACTGTATCGACTTCAGCTGGTACAGTATGATATGCGACCTCAAATAAAATTTAGCGAAGGCCAGGCGGTGCAGGCTCTTCAGCTCTTTTCTTGTTATTCCACGAGGCACGTAAGCGGCATTTGTAAAATAAAACCGTTCCCAGTCCACATCCTTTAATTCTCCGCTCGCCAATAGCTTTTCATAGCTCTCCGTTCCGGGAAACGGCAGATATGTGAAAAAGTTGGCCCTCTTGAGCGGAAGCTCCACGGCGAAATCTATGGTCTGTTTGATAGTCGCCACTGTCTCGTCGGGAAATCCCAGTATGAAGAAGCCCGCTATATCTATGCCCGCCCTGTCGATCCTGTTAACGCATTCCCTTATCTTGGCCACGGTGATATTTTTTTTCATGGCTCTTAGTACTTCATCCGAGCCGGACTCGATCCCAAGCGATATCATGTATAGCCCCGTCTCTTTCATCAGGGCCAGAAGCTCATCATCGAGCGCGTCCATCCTGACGCCGTTAGGGACGGCCCATGTCATGCCCAGATCCAGCTCCTTCAGCTTCCGTAAAAGATCCTTCGCATACTCTTTATCCATCGTAAAATTGTCGTCGATTATATGGAATTCCTTTATTCCGAAATCTTTATTGAGCATCTTTATCTCGCCCAGAACGTTATCGATGGACCTGCGACGTATCTTCCTTCCGGAGACTATCTTGCCGGCGCAAAATGTGCAGGAATAGGGGCAGCCTCTCGTAACCATGATGGGCGCTATCGGAAACTGCTTAAAGAAAGCGCCATGCTGCGACTCCGGATACTCCTGTGGCTTTATAAGATCCCAGGCCGGAAGCCCAAGGCTATCCAGGTCATCCACGATTATCTTAGGATTTATCTTTATAGCGCCGCCTTCCCTGAATCCGAGGCCCGGTATTCCGGAGAAATCCTTTGGCCCCTTCTCGACCGCGTTCACAAGCTGAGGGAATCCTTTCTCCGCCTCGCCGACAAATAGAAAATCGAGGTCCTTCTCGGCCTTGAGCGTTGCCTCCGGCAGGGCCGAAGAGTGCGGCCCACCTATTACGGTCACGATATCTTTATTGAGGTTTTTTGCCGCGCGGAGCGCCAGCCTTATGAACGGAAGGTCGAACGTATAACATTGCAGCCCGAGGATATCCGGGTTATGCTCTTTAAGGATAGGCACAAATTTATCGATCGTGAGATTATCCTTGATGCAGTCCAGGAGCATTACATCATGCTCTTTCCTGATCGCGCTCGCCAGGTATCCCAGGCCGAGAGACGGCTGGATATGATCGCTCTGATTATAAGGCTTAACCAGAAGTACTTTCATGAGCTCAGTTAACAAACCTGTATTTAATGATCGCCCAGAGCGCGCCGAAACCGTGTTTCCAGGATATCTTCTTCCCTTCGGCATAACTTCTGCCGTAATAGGATATCGGCATCTCATAAATCCTCAAGGACTTATCCTTCAGGATCTTCGCGGTAAGCTCGGGCTCGACCGAAAAATCGTTCGACTTTATATCTATACCATCTATGACCTTCTTTCGGAACATCTTATAGCACGTCTCGATATCTGATAATGTGGAGTTATATAAGAAGTTCATCATGAACGTAAGGAAGCTGTTCCCTATCTTGTGCCAGAACATATGCACACGCTGCGGCTTGCCGCCCGACAGCCTGGAGCCGTAGACAACATCGGCCATACCATCCTCTATCGGAGCAGCCATCTCCACAAACTCGTTCGGATCGTACTCGAGGTCCGCATCCTGCACGGTGACTATCTCGCCTGTAGCAGCCTTAAAGCCCGTCCGCAATGCCGCGCCTTTGCCGCTATTCTTTTCATGGAGCACTACTTTCACTCTGGGATCAGCTGCGACTTTCGCCAGGACATCTCTCGTGCCGTCCGTGGACCCGTCATCGACTATTATCAGCTCTTTCACCATGTCGAGCTTCAACACTTTATCCATTATCTTCGTGACCGTATTCTTTTCGTTATAGACGGGCATCACGACCGACAGGATCTTCTCTCGCATAATTCACGTCCTTTTAATTAAAATACTTTCGATTTCCGCTCTAAAAGCGTTAACAGGCTCTCCTTATCCGGGCCGACGATAACGTCCGCGCCGTGCAGGCTCTTTGTGATATTCAACAGCCTTCCGAAGGATCTATTATCCGTCAACAGGACCTCAACTTTCTTCTTCTTTTTACGCTTCAGTATCTTGTATATCGACGCAACGCCGAACAGCAAGGGGTTGACATCCACCCGCCTTATATCAAAATGATCGATGGTTACGGGCCAATTCAACCCTTTCTTCAGGAATATCATGATCTGATGCCCATGTCTCGCCACGCTTGTAGCGATCTCATCGGCCTTCTCATTGGACAACGGCCCGTCTATGAAATATCCTACCCTCACATGCCTTCCCCACCGCTCAAAAAATATTTTCTCGTTATCACTGAAGAGGTCTTTGTTATTCTTCAAAGTCCTGAAGCTCACATTTTCCTTATGATATACGTACGCCGCCTTGGCGCGTGCCGTCTTATAACCGAGTGCCTGCGCTCTCTTGCAGTAATCCGTATCGTCAAAGTATCCGACATGGTAGATCTCGTCGAGGAGGCCGACGCGCTTGATCGCTTCTTTGGTGACCAGCATGCAGAAACCGCGGCATGTGTAGAGTTCCTGTATCTGTCCTTTGAACCCCTTCAAGGTGAGAGCATACTCATCTATCGACCTTTCTCCCGGGAACTGCCCGGACGTATTACTCGACGGGTTCAATAGTCCGATGGACGGGTTCGCCTCAATAACGTCCACCATCTCTTCGAGCCAGCCGGATGCGGCGATCGTATCGTTATTCATGATGCACAGGTAAGGCGCGTCCGAAACGACCACGCCCTGGTTCACCGCCTTTACGAATCCTAGGTTCTTATCGTTCCGTATCAATAGAAGGTCCAGGCCCTTATTCTCTTTAAGGCCCGAGAGATAGCTTTCGGTCGGGGCCTCGCTTCCGTTATCGATGACTATGAGCCTGTAAGGATAATTCGTATTCTTCAATATCGAATCTATGCACTCGCGCGTCACTTCGAGCTGATTCCAGACGGGAATTATAATATCGCACTTACTCATCTTTCTTCACAAGCTCCCAGTACTTCGCCCATTTTAAAAAATTGATGAACGCGAACAGGATCCCGAAGATAAGCCCGTAAATGCCTTCTTTATACCCCTGTTTCTTCACATAAGACTTCCAGAATATTTTGAATGTCTTGTTCACAAGGGCCTTCTTTATCAGGCGCTCGCTTAATATGCCTTCAGTTTCGAGCATCTTTTTGGCCGCGATACCGGCATACCTGTTCTGCCTTTGAACAAATTGATCGATCGAATCGAATGGATAATGATTTACATCAGCGTCGATCACGCCCATAGCGCCTTCATATACCGGCACCTCATGAACTTCACCTTTGTACTTAACATGTTTCCTATTAACCAGGTTGGGTATGTAATGATGGAACCCGCCATGGTCCATCGAGTGGCCTAAGAAGAAGTTTCTCCTCCTGAATTTATAAATTACTACATCTTCGTTTCCGGAGAGTGCCTTCTCCAGCTTCTTCCTGAAACTATCCGTAACGACGTCATCGGCGTCTATATGGAGAACCCAATCGTGCTTCGCATTATCGTTGCCTACATTCCGCTCATCGGCGAATGATCCGGAAAATTTATGATCGACTACGCGAGCGCCTAGCGACTTCGCTATCTCAATGGTCTTGTCCGTGCTGAAACCGTCAACCACGACTATATCATCCGCCCAGATGACGTTCTCAAGGCACTTGGCAATACGCTTCTCTTCGTTCTTAGTGATAATCGCTACAGTGATCTTAATCTTTTCCATGACAGCAGCAGCAACTCTCCTTCTTAGGTTCATTGTCGAGCATCTCTTTATACTTCACGTAACTCATAAATTGATATAGCGCGCCCGCCCACGAAATAGTAAATCCCAGGAGGCCGTCTTTGAACCCGCCCTTCTGTACATACCCTTTCAGAAATCGCGAGAGGCCTTTGCGGTACATCTTTATAAAATTAATATTACGGCGCTCCTTATACCACTTCTTTGCCTCGAGCGTTGTCTGGTTATTTATGCTTACAAAGAAATCATGAAAATCCCTGTAAGAATAATGAATGATATCCTTCTTGAGATGGCCGCACGTGCCGTCGATAAATACCCTTGGGTGGACCTCCGCTTCCTCATATTTGAAGAAACGCTTATCGAAGAGCCTGACCTTCGCGGCAGGATACCAGCCGCTATGCCTTATCCACCTCTTACCCAGATATGACTTAATGGGTATGGTATAGGCCTTATCTTTCATCTCGCCTTTCAATAGATTCGTAATCTCTTCGGCGAGCTCCGGAGTAACGCGCTCGTCCGCGTCCAGGCTGAGCACCCAATTGTTCTTCGCGAGCGAGTAGGCGTAATTCCTGTGTTTGCCCTCTATGTCCATCTTACGGCTGAACACTTTGTCCGTAAACCCTTTGGCTATCTTCACGGTATCATCAGTGCTGGCATCGTCGAGGATTATGATCTCATCCGCCCATGACGCGCTCTCGAGACAGGCCGCTATGTTATCCTCTTCATTCTTCGTGATCACTACAATTGAGACAGGCGCTTTACCGGGCATCTTAATAGTACCTCACTTTCGCTTTATGGATAAATGAAAGGGCATCTAAAAACTTCCAGAATTTCTGGCCTCCTACGAATATCTCGCTGAAACGCTTCTTCTTCGTCAGTATCTTGAACGCCGTATTCATATAAAAATTATTCTTATCCGCCGTCACCATAGTTATATTGGAATGGACGGGCATCTTCACTTCGTCTTTAGCGAAGAACCATACCCAGTTACCGTCCCTGGCAAGCTTGATGGAATCCATCTCCAGCCTCTTCAGGATATTGACGTCGTAAAGGTCGAGAATATAAGCGATCCTTTTGGGCTTGCCCCACCTGAACTCGAATATCTCTTTATTCCTGTTAAAATCTTCATCAAACGTCTTCACCTTTCCAAAGGAAGAGCTCTCCCTGTGATATACATATGCGCCGCATGCCCTGACGCACCTGTATCCTTCTTTGACGGCTTTACGCGAGAAGTCTGTATCCTCGAAATTGCCCATCCCGTATATCTCGTCAAAGAGTCCTATCTTTCTTATTAACTCGCGTTTGATCAGCATGCAGAACCCTATCGCCGCGCCGAGTTCCACAGATCGGCCGGAAAGCCGCCTGATCTTTTCGGCATAGAGGTCCACCGGTTCCCCATCCGCCGGCTTCTGGCCCAGATTATTGCTCGACGGATTCACTATCCCTATATCGGCCGAACTGTCGGCGACAGCTATCATCTCCTTTAGCCAGTCTTTTGTAACGATCGTATCGTTATTCAGAAGGCAGAGGAATGGGGCCTCCGAAGCGGTCATGCCCTGGTTAACGGCCCTCACAAAACCTAAATTTTCACTATTCCTGATCAGTCTAAGCGGCAGCTCGCCGGATGCCTTGAGGCCTTCGAGATAATTTACGGTCTCCTCGCCGCTTGCGTTATCTATTACAATGAGCCCGTATTCACCGGGCGTATTCTTCCTGATCGAATCTATGCAATCTTTCGTAAAAGAGAGCTGATTCCAGACCGGTATTATTATATCACACTTCATCTCGTATCCTTAGCCGCCGAATCGGCTATTTGGCAGACTCTATCCGCCCCTCTTTCGACATCGACGCAATGCACCGCCGGGCAGTCTCCGGATAATTTCATGGCGACTCCGGGGTTGTCGACGAACACCAGGTTATAGCGCTTAGCCTCTTTTTTAATAGAATTTATAAATAAGGTAAGCGATAATAACGCTCCCGGAAAGATTTTCGGGAAGATCCTCTCCCTTATATTTATGTGCCGTATTCCCAGAGGTTCGGCCAAATTCCATAAATAGACTATGTGCTGCCGTCTTGCAAGAAGGAGAAGCACATCTTTAAGGCGCTCCTTGTCCAAAGTTTTCGTAACTATAAAGACTATCCTGAGCCTCCTGCCCCATTTCGAATAAAATAACTGTTTATTCTTTTCGTGAAGCTCCCGCCGGGCTTTGTCTTTAAAAACGGTTGAAAATGTAGAATCCCTAATGTGCTCGACCACTATGTCATTGGCGCGAATACACCGAAAATTAGCGCGTATAGCTCTGACCGAGAAATCGTCATCATCATAATATCCCAGGCCGTATGCCTCATCCAGGCCGCCTATCTTGTCGATGACCGCCCTCTTTATCAGAACGCAGTAGCCCCTGCAAAAATCTATCTCGATATAAGGATATCTTTCCGCAATAGCGGCGTTCTTGGTCTCAAAACGCGGGTTCACGAGCCCGGCGCCGGGGTTCGCTTCGACGGCCGCTATCAACTTATAGAGCCATCCGGGCGTTCTCACGACCGTATCATTGTTCATAATGCAGATATAAGGGCCCGACGACATATTTATTCCCTGGTTGACGGCCTTTACCCATCCGAGGTTTGTCCCGTTCCGTATAAGCACGGAATTTCTATTCGTCCTGACAAACTCTTCCAGACACTTTCTTGTCTCTTCGCCGCTCGCGTTATCGATCAGTATCAAATGATACGGCGTATCGGAATTATTGACGATGCTCTCCAGACAGTTCTTTGTAAGCGCGGCCTCGTTGAATACCGGTATTATGATGTCGACCGTCCTATCTGCCATCGCGTGTCTCTTTTACAGCCAAAGCGGTTTTTCGGCCTTCTTCCAGCCAATCGCACGCGCGTTTCAGCGAAGGCGGTTTTATTACAGACGATCCGGTCATTTTTGCTATAGGATAAACAAGCCCGCCAGCCTTATCTTCGAAGGAGACTATAGCATCGAATCTCTTATCCTTCATACGTTTACGCAACCTCTCGATCATTTTCCCTGAGATTGTGAGATCGAATAATAACCGGGGGAGATTAAAATAGTCTATCCTTATATTCTGGTGCGGCGCAAGGCTCTTTTCCCTCATCGTCCCTTCTATTAATTTTCTTATCGCGTCTTCGCCTTGCGCGGAATTGATCCATAGATGGACCCAGGACCATTCCCTGGCGAGGCCGTAGACATACTCTGTCAGCCCTGATATCTCGGCGCGATCGAGCGTATTGAGCGAGGATAAGACGCCTATGCGGAGATGCTTCCCCCACTTATCGTAATAAATCTTTTGGTTTCTCTTCACCCACTCTTCCCTGTTACCGGCCTTATCGAAGGAGGCATGAATGCGGTGGTAGACATAGGAGTCACGTATGGAGACAGACCTGTATCCCGCCTTATGGGCCCTTATCGAGTAATCTGTATCATCGTAGCCGCCTATGCCGAAAGCCTCATCCAGAACGCCTATCTTATCTATCAGCTCCCTTTTCACGAGCATACAGAAGCCCTGGCACTGGTTCATCTCCATATACTCGCCCTTATAGCGCTCGAGCGTCCGCGCATAAGCGTCGACTGAAGCATCGCTATGGCCGCCGCACTGGGGGTTTATAAGACCGACATCGGGATGGGTCTCGGCAAACTCCACCATACTCTCTAACCATCCGGGAGCCGGGATCGTATCATTGTTCATCATGCAAACGTAAGGAGCGCTGGAGATCTTAAGTCCCTGGTTAACCGCCTTTATATATCCGGCGTTCCCCTTATTTCGTATAAGCACCGTCTTATCCGGGTTATCAGAGGCAAACTTGCGCAGGTACTCTTCCGTATCTTTCTCGCTTGCGTTATCGATAAGAATAAGCCTGTAAGGATAGCGGGTATTTCGTAAGATATGCTCCAGGCAATCTTTGGTGAAAGATAACTGGTTCCAGACAGGGATGATTATGTCGCACTTCATACTGCCACCCCCAGCCTCTTCTTGAATTTTATAATGTGCTTCTTTAACTTCCGCTCCACCGTATGGTCGATCTTTCTCTTTATCTTAACCGATAGCGGCACTTTCTTTGATTCTTCAAGAACCCCTTTCAGGAAAACATAATCTATCCCCTTTATCTTTGGGCTGTCCGGGGAGCGGGAATAATCGTTATGGCTCTTTATGAGAGATATACCTTCTTCTTCGCAATATTTATACAGATCGCTGCCGGGATGCGGCGTGAAGAAAGCGGGGCTCGCCCTATAAGGCTTTATCTTTCGTATCATTTTAAGGGTATCAAGAGCCTCTCTCTTAGTCTCGGTCGGAATACCCAGCATATAATTCGCCCAGACGCGGACGCCGTATCTCTTACATATAGCCGCCGCCTTGTAATTCTGTTCGGTCTTTGTCCCCTTCCTTAAGAAATTCAACACCCTCTGGTTCCCGCTCTCGAATCCTATCAGGAACATTACGAGCCCTGAGCGGGCCATCCTCTTCACCATATCCTCGTTCCTGCATATTATATCGGCCCTGGACTGGCAGATGAATGGCCGGCCGAACCTGTTCTTTTTATACTCATCGCAGAAATCCATTACCCATTTTCTGTTTTCGGTAAGGCAATCGTCATGGATCATCAGGCTCTGAAAATTCGATCTTTCGCGCAAGAGCTTCAATTCATCCATAACGTTCTTTACGCTCCGCCTTCTGACCTTGGAGCCGAATATGATCCTCTCGGCTGGCTGGCAAAAACTGCAATTGTAGATACAGCCTCTGCCGGCTATTATCGTGACAAAAGGTATCCTGAGGAAATGGTCTATCGGCATTTCTCCGGCGGCGAATATCTCCCTGTCGGCGAAGGGAAGGCTGTCCAGGTCCGGCTTCACGCCTCTTATTATTCGATCGGCCGTCTTCCCTGACTCCAGGTCCTTGAGCAGTTCGACGAAGCTGATCTCTCCTTCGCCGAGCACTATATGGTCTATGCCGGGGTTCTCTTTAACTTCTTCAAGCGCAAGGTTCGGATGCGGTCCGCCAACTACCACTTTTATATTCCTATCTATCTCTTTTACTATAGCAATGGCCCGGGTAACCGTCTCATAGTCGACGCTCATCATCGTAAAGCCGACCACCTGAGGCATAGAGGCCTTAACCTTCTCCTTAAATTCATCCCAGGACGCAAGCTGCCTCAAATCTATAAGGCTCACTTCGTGAGCGGCCTTCTTGACGGAACTGGATATCGAAGCCAGACCATGATTTATCCATACAAGTTTAAACCTCTCTCCGGACCGGTTAAAACCCGTTTCGGCTATTCCCGCGAATACCAGCAATACCTTCATAGGATCATGCGCCTTTCGATAAAAATCTGCCCGCCGCCTCCAGCACTTCATCAGCCTTTATGGACTTAAGGCACGACCTATCTTCGCAGATCTTGTATTTAAACTTTTTATAGCAGGGCCTGCAGGGGATGTCGCCTTTCGATATGACAATATGATCTTTGGACATCGGATACGGCCCGTATATATTTTCATCTACGGGCCCGAATATCGACACCGTATTCAACCCTAAGCCCACCGCCATATGCAGCGGACCGCCGTCATTGGTTATGATAAGCTTGCACCTGTTGATCAATCCTAGAAAATTCCTGAGGTTCGTTTTGCCGCAGGCCATTATAGCCTTGCTTTTTATCTTACTTTGGATATTATCACATATCTCTGTTTCGTGAGAATCGCCCAGAAGCACCACTTTAGCGCCGTAACGCTCCGCCAGGCCGTCGCACACCTTCGCGAATCCGTCGCTATCCCAGCGCCTGTGGCGCGCGTCGGCCCCCCAGCTCGCGCCGCATCCGGGTATCACGCCTATCAAAGAATCGCTCTCGGTAACACCGTTAGCTTTCAGGAAGTCGTTTGCCCAGGCAATATCTTCGTTCGTTATATAGACTTTGGGGCTTGGTTTAAGATCCCTTATATTGATATCCAGAAATTTCAATATATCGCAGTAATATTCCACGACATGTTTTTCGTTGAAACCGTCTATATCTATCTTACGGGTAAGGAACCGGCCTCTCTTCCTGTAATTAAATCCGAATCTTTCCCGTATCCCTATAAGACCTAAGAGCAGGCTATACTGGTACCCCAATGAAAGATCGATGGCGATGTTGAATCTTTCCCGCATAAGGGTCATCAGGAAGTCCCAGATCAGTCTAAGACATCCCATCTTCGACCGCTCCCATGCTTTCCTGTAATCGTCTTTCTCGTATATAAAAAACTTATCGATCTTCGGGTTTGATCTTATGACCTCGTAAGATCTCTTATTACAAACGTAGCCTATAAAGCAGTCGCGATATCTGCTTTTCAATATCTCTACAAGCGGAGTAGAGAATAGGACATCTCCGATGCCAAAGGGATTTATAATAAGGATCTTTTTAATCTTCATAAGCCGGTGGTCTTGGATACCCTGATAATTGCGAGACTTGTACCTATGGCAAACCAGAAGAGGGTCGCCAGATTCAGAGAATATAGATTGGTGTCAAAGAAACTATGAACCAGAAAAGCGAAGACGCCGATAGATATACCCCAGAGAGCCGTCCGGTAAAAATCGTCTTTGATGACCTTTAACTCTTTTATAACCGCCCGGAAATATAAAATAATTAGAAATAGGAATCCGGCCAGCCCCACAACTCCAGTATCCGCCGCCATCTGCAGATAACAGTTATGGGCATAGCTCCCTTTCTTGCCTTTCCATTCGTCATTCCTGTATTTCATAAAGTTAACGAAGAAAGTATTAAGTCCGTTACCTATCACAGGATGTTTGACGAATATCTGATAGGAAGTGCCAAGCATACTGACTCTGTCGCTGATGCTGCCCGTTGCGAATATAGCGCGCGTCATCTCGGTCTTGACCAGAACGGAGGCGGAAAGGACCAGGACAAGCAGGAGCACTATCCATATCTTGCGTTTTGAAAACGCCAGATATAACATGGATATGCCCAAGCCTATCCAGGCGCCTCTGGCCTTGGCCAGAAAAAAAAGATAGAACAATGCTGCCGATGCAAATCCCGTCAAATATCTGAGCACGGACCTCTTCATATCGAATAATGTGACACAGGCAATAGGCAGGAGCATCAGCAATATCCATGCCGCCAAATCGTTCGGATATGGAAAACACGCCGTAGGATACCCTCTGAAGAATCCTGCTCCATCGAAAATCGGACGCATACTGAAAGAAGGATAATTATGCAGCAGATCATATCCTGTGGTGTAGTGCTGGACAAGGCCATCGATCGTTATTATCGCGATGGATAAAAATGCTACCGTCAAAAGATCCTTCAGCCGTTCCTTAGTCCTTATGGTGTCTGCCATCACAATACACAAAAATACGTATTTTAAAACTTTTGTAAAAAATGCTTTTATGCTGAGAGACGGATAAGCGGTATTAAAGAAAGAGGGTAGGATAGCGATAACAAATATTGCCAGGCCGATGCCCATCTCTATTTTTGCCGCCTTCACGTCCCGATTCAATAACTTTTGGGCTATCCACACAGCTATCGCGATCGTTATGCCAATTTCTGATATTGATTTTGAAAAAGGCGCGGCGAAGACTACCGCATAGAGGCACCATTTTATCGTTTCACTAAAAATTATATCCAATCGCTCTCTATTATTCAAAATCCCTCTTTCCTTTATTCCTGCCAAATCTACCCGTATCTACGAAAGCGAGCCTTACTCCCAGCGTCACCATCAAAATGATAACACATCCGATCAGCACGAGAGCCGATTTAAGCGGCAGCCTTTGCACCAGCAGAGCCGATAGCCCGAGCACTACGCATATACCGTATATAGCTATAACGGTTCTTCTCTTCCTGAATCCCAGAAGAGCTATCCTATGCGACGAGTGGTCACGGCCGCCCTGGAATACGGAGCGTCCCTCGATCGATCTCATCACAGTGACGAGTATGGTGTCGAATATAGGGTAAGCCAGTATAAGTATCGGCATAGCAAGTGACGTGGTAAGAAATCTTGTGCTCCAGCTTCCCATTACAGCGAGCGCCGCCAGCACAAAACCTAACACCAGGCTTCCCGTATCTCCCATAAATATGCTCGCCTTTGGGAAATTGTGCCTCAAAAAACCGAGGCCGGCGCCTGCGAGAGCAAACGCTATGATCGCTACGTCTATCTGATTACTCGTGCACATGACAATCCCGAAGAATACCGAAGCTATCACGGCTATTCCCGCCGAAAGGCCGTTCATGTTATCCAGAAGATTAAACGCATTGGTGATGCCAACTATCCAGAAGTATGTAAACAGTGTATCAAGATAGTAATTATGCAGAAAGTCCACCCTGACTCCTGACTTGATCACTATCATCGCCGCAAGAAATTGGCCTAGTAATTTTACCTCGGGCATCATCCCCATCCTGTCGTCTACAAGGCCGACGATCAGCAGGAATGTGGCTC
The genomic region above belongs to Candidatus Omnitrophota bacterium and contains:
- a CDS encoding glycosyltransferase family 2 protein codes for the protein MKCDIIIPVWNQLSFTKDCIDSIRKNTPGEYGLIVIDNASGEETVNYLEGLKASGELPLRLIRNSENLGFVRAVNQGMTASEAPFLCLLNNDTIVTKDWLKEMIAVADSSADIGIVNPSSNNLGQKPADGEPVDLYAEKIRRLSGRSVELGAAIGFCMLIKRELIRKIGLFDEIYGMGNFEDTDFSRKAVKEGYRCVRACGAYVYHRESSSFGKVKTFDEDFNRNKEIFEFRWGKPKRIAYILDLYDVNILKRLEMDSIKLARDGNWVWFFAKDEVKMPVHSNITMVTADKNNFYMNTAFKILTKKKRFSEIFVGGQKFWKFLDALSFIHKAKVRYY
- a CDS encoding glycosyltransferase family 2 protein — its product is MADRTVDIIIPVFNEAALTKNCLESIVNNSDTPYHLILIDNASGEETRKCLEEFVRTNRNSVLIRNGTNLGWVKAVNQGINMSSGPYICIMNNDTVVRTPGWLYKLIAAVEANPGAGLVNPRFETKNAAIAERYPYIEIDFCRGYCVLIKRAVIDKIGGLDEAYGLGYYDDDDFSVRAIRANFRCIRANDIVVEHIRDSTFSTVFKDKARRELHEKNKQLFYSKWGRRLRIVFIVTKTLDKERLKDVLLLLARRQHIVYLWNLAEPLGIRHINIRERIFPKIFPGALLSLTLFINSIKKEAKRYNLVFVDNPGVAMKLSGDCPAVHCVDVERGADRVCQIADSAAKDTR
- a CDS encoding glycosyltransferase family 2 protein; translation: MKCDIIIPVWNQLSFTKDCLEHILRNTRYPYRLILIDNASEKDTEEYLRKFASDNPDKTVLIRNKGNAGYIKAVNQGLKISSAPYVCMMNNDTIPAPGWLESMVEFAETHPDVGLINPQCGGHSDASVDAYARTLERYKGEYMEMNQCQGFCMLVKRELIDKIGVLDEAFGIGGYDDTDYSIRAHKAGYRSVSIRDSYVYHRIHASFDKAGNREEWVKRNQKIYYDKWGKHLRIGVLSSLNTLDRAEISGLTEYVYGLAREWSWVHLWINSAQGEDAIRKLIEGTMREKSLAPHQNIRIDYFNLPRLLFDLTISGKMIERLRKRMKDKRFDAIVSFEDKAGGLVYPIAKMTGSSVIKPPSLKRACDWLEEGRKTALAVKETRDGR
- a CDS encoding radical SAM protein, with the protein product MKVLLVFAGIAETGFNRSGERFKLVWINHGLASISSSVKKAAHEVSLIDLRQLASWDEFKEKVKASMPQVVGFTMMSVDYETVTRAIAIVKEIDRNIKVVVGGPHPNLALEEVKENPGIDHIVLGEGEISFVELLKDLESGKTADRIIRGVKPDLDSLPFADREIFAAGEMPIDHFLRIPFVTIIAGRGCIYNCSFCQPAERIIFGSKVRRRSVKNVMDELKLLRERSNFQSLMIHDDCLTENRKWVMDFCDEYKKNRFGRPFICQSRADIICRNEDMVKRMARSGLVMFLIGFESGNQRVLNFLRKGTKTEQNYKAAAICKRYGVRVWANYMLGIPTETKREALDTLKMIRKIKPYRASPAFFTPHPGSDLYKYCEEEGISLIKSHNDYSRSPDSPKIKGIDYVFLKGVLEESKKVPLSVKIKRKIDHTVERKLKKHIIKFKKRLGVAV
- a CDS encoding glycosyltransferase family 9 protein is translated as MKIKKILIINPFGIGDVLFSTPLVEILKSRYRDCFIGYVCNKRSYEVIRSNPKIDKFFIYEKDDYRKAWERSKMGCLRLIWDFLMTLMRERFNIAIDLSLGYQYSLLLGLIGIRERFGFNYRKRGRFLTRKIDIDGFNEKHVVEYYCDILKFLDINIRDLKPSPKVYITNEDIAWANDFLKANGVTESDSLIGVIPGCGASWGADARHRRWDSDGFAKVCDGLAERYGAKVVLLGDSHETEICDNIQSKIKSKAIMACGKTNLRNFLGLINRCKLIITNDGGPLHMAVGLGLNTVSIFGPVDENIYGPYPMSKDHIVISKGDIPCRPCYKKFKYKICEDRSCLKSIKADEVLEAAGRFLSKGA